The following proteins are encoded in a genomic region of Xanthomonas cassavae CFBP 4642:
- a CDS encoding MFS transporter, whose product MSAPPSSPIAAGSGAAPGSLHRSVSNTLKGSAGNLVEWYDVYVYSVFATYFESQFFSKEDKNATLFVWAIFAMTFLMRPIGAWYFGRFADRYGRRLALTISVSMMALCSFVIAITPTVATIGIAAPIILLLARLLQGFATGGEYGTSATYMSEAAIPGRRGFLSSFHYVTLVGGHVLAQTTLLVMLHFFDASQVSAWGWRVAFGLGGIGALVVFWLRQTMDESLSSESIADSRTGKARASGSMRELFVNQWRPLLLCFLITAGGTIAFYTYSVTGPKMIQSAFAGGDVMAGTIINLVALTVLMLMQPVGGWLSDIVGRKTLLVFFGIGGVLYTWFLVMELPKQTDWLMAFAILTVGFVILTGYTSINAVVKAELFPTHVRALGVGLGYALANSAFGGTAPLLYQASLKTGHVSEFVIYATAVIAVSLVVYMFFLTNKGSNWLDDEAAMRKRVR is encoded by the coding sequence ATGAGCGCACCCCCATCGTCTCCGATCGCCGCCGGTTCTGGCGCAGCGCCCGGCAGCCTTCACCGCTCGGTGTCCAATACGCTCAAGGGGTCGGCCGGTAATCTGGTCGAGTGGTACGACGTCTACGTCTATTCGGTGTTCGCCACCTACTTCGAATCGCAGTTCTTTTCCAAGGAAGACAAGAACGCCACCCTGTTCGTGTGGGCGATCTTCGCGATGACCTTCCTGATGCGCCCGATCGGCGCGTGGTACTTCGGCCGCTTCGCCGACCGCTATGGCCGGCGCCTGGCGCTGACCATCTCGGTGTCGATGATGGCGCTGTGCTCGTTCGTCATTGCCATCACGCCCACCGTGGCCACGATCGGTATCGCGGCGCCCATCATTCTATTGCTGGCGCGGTTGCTGCAGGGCTTTGCCACCGGTGGCGAGTACGGCACCAGCGCGACGTACATGTCCGAAGCGGCGATTCCCGGCCGGCGCGGGTTCCTGTCCTCGTTCCATTACGTCACGCTGGTCGGCGGGCACGTGCTGGCGCAGACCACCTTGCTGGTGATGCTGCATTTCTTCGACGCCTCGCAGGTGTCGGCATGGGGCTGGCGTGTGGCGTTCGGCCTGGGCGGCATCGGTGCATTGGTGGTGTTCTGGCTGCGCCAGACCATGGATGAGTCGCTGAGCTCCGAATCCATCGCCGATTCGCGTACCGGCAAGGCCAGGGCCTCGGGCTCGATGCGCGAGCTGTTTGTGAACCAGTGGCGCCCGTTGCTGCTGTGCTTCCTGATCACCGCCGGCGGCACCATCGCGTTCTACACCTACTCGGTGACCGGCCCGAAGATGATCCAGAGCGCGTTCGCCGGCGGCGACGTGATGGCCGGCACCATCATCAACCTGGTGGCGTTGACGGTGTTGATGCTGATGCAGCCGGTGGGCGGCTGGTTGTCGGACATCGTCGGCCGCAAGACCCTGCTGGTGTTCTTCGGCATCGGCGGCGTGCTGTACACCTGGTTCCTGGTGATGGAATTGCCCAAGCAGACCGACTGGCTGATGGCCTTCGCCATCCTCACCGTGGGCTTTGTGATCCTGACCGGCTACACCTCGATCAACGCCGTGGTGAAGGCCGAATTGTTCCCCACCCATGTGCGCGCGCTGGGCGTGGGCCTGGGCTACGCATTGGCCAACTCGGCCTTCGGCGGTACCGCGCCGCTGCTGTACCAGGCCTCGTTGAAGACCGGGCATGTCAGCGAGTTCGTGATCTACGCCACGGCGGTGATCGCGGTGTCGCTGGTGGTCTACATGTTCTTCCTGACCAACAAGGGCAGCAACTGGCTGGACGACGAAGCGGCGATGCGCAAGCGCGTGCGGTGA
- a CDS encoding DUF1868 domain-containing protein yields MSSFLDTPISRRHLIAATATATASAALLTSGLPALADTPPPDVGRKFLRSRRPMAFAGNTFVGHLEQQGDSYDSFDRVLDIYRELPEHRFANKFALLPPSSYHVTLLGGVNEIDRASGPWPGDLTRDVALSEIHADFLARLTQRTAAPLGACSFVVNPAAARTGNNDSLLIPLRPADTQTAQRLEAARQGLMTLTRLQRPDYVNFQFHISLAYLCETLDRAEQADYRAAVGHWLKRLAAAGPITIPRFHFCTFADMDAFRTVREV; encoded by the coding sequence ATGTCGTCGTTTCTGGACACACCCATCAGCCGCCGCCATCTGATCGCCGCCACCGCCACCGCCACCGCCAGCGCCGCGCTGCTGACCAGCGGCCTGCCTGCGCTGGCCGACACGCCGCCGCCGGATGTGGGGCGCAAGTTTCTGCGCTCGCGCCGGCCGATGGCATTTGCCGGCAATACCTTCGTTGGTCATCTCGAACAACAGGGCGATAGCTACGACAGCTTCGACCGCGTGCTGGATATCTACCGCGAACTGCCCGAACACCGCTTCGCGAACAAGTTCGCGCTGCTGCCGCCCAGCAGTTATCACGTGACCTTGCTGGGCGGGGTCAATGAAATCGACCGCGCCAGCGGGCCATGGCCAGGCGATCTGACGCGCGATGTGGCGTTGAGCGAGATCCATGCCGATTTTCTCGCGCGGCTGACGCAACGCACTGCGGCGCCGCTGGGTGCGTGCAGCTTTGTGGTGAACCCGGCTGCGGCAAGGACCGGCAACAACGACAGCCTGCTCATCCCGCTGCGCCCTGCCGATACGCAGACCGCACAGCGCCTGGAAGCCGCACGCCAGGGGCTAATGACGCTGACCCGCCTGCAGCGCCCGGACTACGTCAATTTCCAGTTTCATATCTCGCTGGCCTACCTGTGCGAAACGCTCGATCGCGCAGAACAGGCGGACTATCGCGCCGCAGTGGGCCACTGGCTCAAGCGACTGGCGGCCGCGGGTCCGATCACGATCCCGCGCTTTCACTTTTGCACGTTTGCGGATATGGACGCGTTTCGGACGGTGCGGGAGGTATGA
- a CDS encoding TonB-dependent receptor: MSYALGMAVVGWMQAPAVAAPADATAQTLDAVQVRTSFQSQNTRAIATKQAAPTIVDSVAADSIGQLADFNVGDALRRVTGVSTVEYQGEPRYVTVRGLNGNYNSMLIDGFAFASNDIGSRQAMMDVLPANFVDRIDVVKSFLPENDGGAIGGATNLVTATGFGRPDGLLTASAKGGANLMGNRYGGRTPVGEGELKWGKRFGRDGEFAFLGAASVWRREIAVPQQENGGALNWYNADGTRAPVPYGGVGDAVPSERRWYNYDNTRQRRGLTARVDWQPDGPLSGHVSGYSFHQREASDRYTQNAQVQNSARLTRSGPQGGTLDNLNQSVELGQLRWKRALSGINGELVAELPAQWRAALRASTSRATVDNPQAWDRFQQNRLAYGFDWSGTLPAFTPLDPALADDPTRYPNAYHQQERTGYAERVGDLQLELRRNVDEDSRGLGLAVGARQVRTHMRTAVQRTTWNGLPDTLADVLGSPTCALGCNTEMMTIDPALANARWDALAGQARGVVDTTAQNSGSYAVDEQVRAGFAQAQWRGERWLLAGGIRLEQTRFASAGQQLSGTTWTPVSAVRTYRNWLPSLSGQLQTSANGTLRIGVSRSIGRPRLDQMALNGGVLTPGSTPPTLNQGNPDLQPRRSQNLDLGHDWSWDDGGSLLSVALFHKTITDEIFRYGQMDSIDGEQVLVTQPRNVDRPVRLHGAELGAIKELGPWLPALDGLSVTANVTFLHVDYPVVLGDGTRTTLDVLPQQPRQLWNLTLNYARGPLRSTLAWSRTGELWDDRYPNYSSRQEFYRNRYQQPLDRIDLKLAWDVSPTLAVSLDVLNLAGQGYQYRIGRNQEYVQSAWKMAPTVMLGVNVKL; this comes from the coding sequence ATGTCGTACGCGCTGGGCATGGCCGTGGTGGGCTGGATGCAGGCGCCGGCGGTCGCCGCACCCGCCGATGCCACGGCACAGACCCTGGATGCGGTGCAGGTGCGGACCTCGTTCCAGTCGCAGAACACCCGGGCCATCGCCACCAAGCAGGCCGCGCCCACGATCGTGGATTCGGTTGCCGCCGACAGCATCGGGCAACTGGCGGATTTCAACGTCGGCGATGCGCTGCGCCGCGTCACCGGCGTGAGCACCGTGGAGTACCAGGGTGAGCCGCGCTACGTGACCGTGCGCGGCCTCAACGGCAACTACAACAGCATGCTGATCGATGGCTTTGCATTCGCAAGCAACGACATCGGCAGCCGCCAGGCCATGATGGATGTGCTACCGGCCAACTTTGTCGACCGCATCGACGTGGTGAAGTCGTTTCTGCCTGAAAACGACGGTGGCGCGATCGGCGGCGCCACCAACCTGGTCACCGCCACCGGCTTCGGCCGTCCGGACGGCCTGCTGACTGCCTCGGCCAAGGGCGGTGCCAACCTGATGGGGAATCGCTATGGCGGCCGTACGCCGGTGGGCGAAGGCGAGCTCAAATGGGGCAAACGCTTCGGTCGTGACGGCGAGTTTGCATTCCTGGGCGCAGCCAGCGTTTGGCGCCGCGAGATCGCGGTGCCGCAGCAGGAAAACGGCGGCGCCCTGAACTGGTACAACGCCGACGGCACGCGCGCTCCGGTGCCCTATGGCGGCGTGGGCGACGCGGTGCCCAGCGAGCGGCGCTGGTACAACTACGACAACACCCGGCAACGGCGCGGCCTCACCGCACGCGTGGACTGGCAGCCGGACGGTCCGCTCAGCGGCCATGTGTCCGGTTACAGCTTCCACCAGCGCGAGGCCTCGGACCGCTATACCCAGAACGCCCAGGTGCAGAACAGCGCACGCCTGACCCGCAGCGGCCCGCAGGGCGGTACGCTCGACAACCTGAATCAGTCCGTCGAATTGGGGCAGTTGCGCTGGAAGCGCGCGCTGTCGGGCATCAACGGCGAACTAGTGGCCGAGCTGCCGGCGCAATGGCGCGCCGCGCTGCGCGCGAGCACCTCGCGCGCCACGGTGGACAACCCGCAGGCCTGGGACCGCTTCCAGCAAAATCGCCTGGCATACGGGTTCGACTGGAGCGGCACGCTGCCCGCTTTCACGCCGCTGGACCCGGCCCTGGCCGACGACCCGACGCGCTATCCCAACGCCTATCACCAGCAGGAGCGCACCGGCTACGCCGAACGGGTTGGCGACCTGCAGCTGGAGCTGCGTCGCAACGTGGACGAGGACAGCCGTGGGTTGGGGCTGGCCGTTGGCGCGCGGCAGGTGCGCACGCACATGCGCACCGCTGTGCAGCGCACCACCTGGAACGGCTTGCCTGACACCCTGGCCGACGTGCTGGGCAGCCCGACCTGCGCCCTGGGCTGCAACACGGAGATGATGACCATCGACCCGGCATTGGCCAACGCACGCTGGGATGCCCTGGCCGGCCAGGCGCGTGGGGTGGTGGACACCACCGCGCAGAACAGCGGCAGTTACGCCGTCGACGAACAGGTGCGCGCCGGCTTTGCCCAGGCGCAATGGCGCGGCGAGCGCTGGCTGCTGGCCGGCGGCATCCGCCTGGAGCAGACACGCTTTGCCAGCGCCGGCCAGCAGCTGAGCGGAACCACCTGGACACCGGTCAGCGCGGTGCGCACCTACCGCAACTGGTTGCCATCGCTCAGCGGGCAACTGCAGACCAGCGCCAACGGCACCCTGCGCATTGGCGTCTCACGCTCGATCGGGCGCCCGCGGCTGGACCAGATGGCCTTGAACGGCGGCGTGCTCACGCCAGGCAGCACACCGCCGACGCTCAACCAAGGCAACCCGGACCTGCAGCCGCGCCGCTCGCAGAACCTGGACCTTGGCCATGACTGGAGCTGGGACGACGGCGGCAGCCTGCTGTCGGTCGCGCTGTTCCACAAGACCATCACTGATGAAATCTTCCGCTACGGGCAGATGGACAGCATCGACGGCGAGCAGGTGCTGGTCACCCAGCCGCGCAATGTGGACCGGCCGGTGCGCCTGCACGGCGCCGAGCTGGGGGCCATCAAGGAACTGGGGCCATGGCTGCCTGCGCTGGACGGCTTGTCGGTGACCGCCAATGTGACGTTCCTGCACGTGGACTACCCGGTGGTGCTCGGCGATGGCACCCGCACCACGCTGGACGTGCTGCCGCAGCAGCCCAGGCAGTTGTGGAACCTGACCCTGAATTACGCCCGCGGGCCGCTGCGCAGCACGCTGGCCTGGAGCCGCACCGGCGAGCTGTGGGACGACCGCTACCCCAACTACAGCAGCCGGCAGGAGTTCTACCGCAACCGCTACCAGCAACCGCTGGACCGCATCGATCTGAAACTGGCCTGGGACGTGTCGCCCACGCTGGCCGTGAGCCTGGACGTGCTCAATCTGGCCGGTCAGGGCTACCAGTACCGCATCGGCCGCAATCAGGAATACGTGCAATCGGCCTGGAAGATGGCCCCCACCGTGATGCTCGGCGTCAACGTCAAGCTCTGA
- a CDS encoding ROK family protein: MSSFFAHAAIRSHYRRRSDGQAAGSSERALLDLIRSAGQVARADLPRASGLSVPGTKGIIDPLVAHGLLQLGPSLRRGRGQPSVQLSLVPDYAYSVGASLMVDGIAVVLIDFAGQVRGMRQLTAFPLTLELVAARLPELVEQLLQAAGVNRQRLFGVGVGMTGPRIGDGTPVNPPLTLDADWMQMELDRFIADRLQLPVWMDNDAHCAALAEALYGVGRQSPDLVYLTIADGFAAGVIAAGKVLRGAHGNVGELGRISAITGSARPTLEGLRQALVADGHVLADLQTLLQHYDPAWPQIDAWLDAVQPTVTLAVAAIIALIDPRVIVFGARLPADLAQRLIARVAFEPAPRRGGALLYPALLVGQVQAHATVLGAAMLPFKETLF; the protein is encoded by the coding sequence ATGTCTTCCTTTTTCGCCCACGCGGCCATCCGTTCGCATTACCGCCGCCGTAGCGACGGGCAGGCCGCCGGTTCCAGCGAGCGCGCGTTGCTGGATCTGATCCGCAGCGCCGGCCAGGTGGCGCGTGCCGATCTGCCGCGCGCCAGCGGGCTCAGCGTTCCCGGCACCAAGGGCATCATCGACCCGCTGGTTGCACATGGGCTGCTCCAGCTCGGCCCGTCGCTGCGGCGCGGTCGCGGCCAACCCAGCGTCCAGTTGAGTCTGGTGCCCGACTACGCGTACAGCGTGGGAGCCTCGTTGATGGTCGATGGCATCGCGGTGGTGCTGATCGATTTCGCCGGCCAGGTGCGCGGCATGCGCCAGCTCACTGCGTTCCCGCTGACGCTGGAACTGGTCGCAGCGCGGCTGCCGGAACTGGTGGAGCAGTTGCTGCAGGCGGCCGGTGTGAACCGGCAGCGGTTGTTCGGGGTGGGTGTCGGCATGACCGGCCCGCGCATCGGCGACGGCACGCCGGTCAATCCGCCGCTCACGCTGGACGCGGACTGGATGCAGATGGAGCTGGACCGGTTCATCGCCGACCGCCTGCAGTTGCCGGTGTGGATGGACAACGACGCCCATTGCGCCGCCCTGGCCGAAGCTTTGTACGGAGTCGGCCGGCAATCGCCGGACCTGGTCTACCTGACGATCGCCGATGGGTTTGCCGCGGGTGTGATCGCCGCCGGTAAGGTGCTCCGCGGCGCGCACGGCAATGTGGGCGAACTGGGGCGTATCTCGGCCATCACCGGCAGCGCGCGGCCAACGCTGGAAGGCCTGCGCCAGGCGCTGGTCGCCGATGGCCATGTACTGGCGGACCTGCAGACCCTGCTGCAGCACTACGATCCGGCGTGGCCGCAGATCGACGCCTGGCTGGATGCGGTGCAACCCACCGTGACCCTGGCGGTGGCGGCGATCATCGCGTTGATCGACCCGCGCGTCATCGTCTTCGGCGCGCGCCTGCCGGCAGATCTTGCGCAGCGGCTGATCGCCCGTGTCGCCTTCGAGCCCGCGCCACGGCGCGGCGGTGCATTGCTGTATCCGGCGTTGCTGGTCGGGCAGGTGCAGGCACATGCCACGGTGCTGGGTGCAGCCATGCTGCCGTTCAAGGAAACGCTGTTCTAG
- the avrBs2 gene encoding type III secretion system effector avirulence protein AvrBs2, translating into MRIAPSQPAALLTTALATPTHTSPITPMEVPHVPGGNPPLGPRPRRQAFMQPPLAALDDSAMTGKQALVALDSEFSEQRLVEVQARQITVQAAQSTLAKQLAKAGKGTRPASIAARFAAGALEPVYLDTAAFEAMTAGLPDHSRAAAGPVLVDAQQGRIIFDLQRAFAHDDTFSDAARTALRKTLDLPGHGLKTPGWLKPTAPTQPRRKLQQAARYHGHAVPARDGGAAFFKANDHHLLAGKQALLRKHRKELVHDAYFQAPSTRALGKDVMVHRGLFDNHAGIPENSLAAIDRAYAQGYRNLELDVEVSADGVPVLMHDFSIGRMTDDPQNRLVSQVPFAQLREMPLVIRNPVDGNFIKTDQTIAAVEQALEHALQKPEAMSVALDCKEDTAEAVVMLLMRRPDLRPGAAIKLYAKYYTGGFDQFLSNLYKRYKINPLHSQDAPRRAALDRLLAKIAVVPVFSQSMLADAQLRQFFPGKDEGPEGLADTAVQWLESWSRMRPVIVEAVATDQQSAAGKAMELTRARLRQPDSSYAQAAFSSGYRYEDFSLPRANHDKDYYVWRNFGEMQKLSGEAFGIQRTTAGAFRDAGESLLTDQPEEELLALLEDRTLARGHTGMELDLPPDTPIDTARDAAIVAQRTGEFRAASRPADPAHVAAVREGRLLDRSAEPVHDSAARQGVDARAESLGRLADQYRGAPVTHYLNEQARQTEPGE; encoded by the coding sequence ATGCGTATTGCTCCTTCGCAACCGGCCGCCCTGCTCACCACCGCGCTGGCAACACCGACGCACACCAGCCCGATTACCCCGATGGAGGTGCCGCACGTGCCCGGCGGCAACCCGCCACTGGGTCCACGTCCGCGTCGCCAGGCGTTTATGCAACCACCACTGGCGGCGTTGGACGACAGCGCCATGACCGGCAAGCAGGCATTGGTGGCACTGGACAGCGAGTTTTCGGAGCAACGCCTGGTCGAAGTGCAGGCAAGGCAGATCACCGTGCAGGCCGCGCAAAGCACGCTGGCCAAGCAGCTTGCAAAGGCCGGCAAAGGGACCAGGCCCGCCAGCATCGCGGCACGTTTTGCCGCCGGAGCGCTGGAGCCGGTGTATCTGGATACCGCTGCGTTCGAAGCAATGACCGCCGGTTTGCCGGATCACTCCCGTGCAGCGGCGGGCCCGGTGCTGGTCGATGCGCAGCAAGGCCGCATCATCTTCGATCTGCAACGCGCGTTTGCGCATGACGACACCTTCAGCGATGCAGCACGCACTGCATTGCGCAAGACGCTGGACCTGCCCGGCCATGGGCTGAAGACACCTGGCTGGCTGAAGCCCACCGCACCCACGCAGCCGCGTCGCAAGTTGCAGCAAGCCGCGCGCTACCACGGACACGCGGTGCCGGCGCGCGACGGCGGCGCGGCCTTCTTCAAGGCCAACGACCATCATCTGCTGGCCGGAAAGCAAGCGCTGTTGCGCAAGCACCGCAAGGAGCTCGTGCACGACGCGTACTTCCAGGCGCCCAGCACGCGCGCGCTGGGCAAGGACGTGATGGTGCACCGGGGCCTGTTCGACAACCACGCCGGCATTCCGGAAAACTCGCTGGCCGCCATCGATCGCGCCTACGCACAGGGGTATCGCAACCTGGAGCTGGATGTCGAGGTCAGTGCCGACGGCGTGCCGGTCTTGATGCACGACTTCAGCATTGGCCGCATGACCGACGATCCGCAGAACAGGCTGGTCTCGCAGGTACCGTTCGCCCAGTTGCGCGAGATGCCGCTGGTGATCCGCAACCCGGTCGATGGCAACTTCATCAAGACCGATCAGACCATTGCCGCGGTGGAGCAGGCATTGGAGCATGCGCTGCAGAAGCCGGAGGCGATGTCGGTCGCGCTGGATTGCAAGGAAGACACCGCCGAGGCGGTGGTCATGCTGCTGATGCGCCGGCCGGACCTGCGCCCGGGGGCCGCGATCAAGCTGTATGCCAAGTACTACACGGGCGGCTTCGATCAATTTCTGTCAAATCTATACAAGCGCTACAAGATCAATCCGCTGCACTCCCAGGATGCGCCGCGCCGGGCCGCACTCGATCGGCTGTTGGCCAAGATCGCTGTGGTGCCGGTCTTCAGCCAGAGCATGCTCGCCGACGCGCAGCTGCGCCAGTTCTTCCCGGGCAAGGACGAGGGCCCGGAGGGACTGGCCGACACTGCGGTGCAGTGGCTGGAAAGCTGGAGCAGGATGCGCCCGGTCATCGTGGAGGCGGTGGCCACCGATCAGCAAAGCGCTGCAGGCAAGGCCATGGAGCTGACACGCGCACGCCTGCGCCAGCCGGACTCGTCCTACGCGCAGGCGGCGTTTTCGTCCGGCTATCGGTATGAGGATTTCTCCCTGCCGCGCGCCAACCACGACAAGGACTATTACGTCTGGCGCAACTTCGGCGAGATGCAGAAGCTCAGCGGCGAAGCCTTCGGGATCCAGCGCACCACCGCCGGTGCCTTTCGCGATGCCGGCGAAAGCCTGCTGACCGACCAGCCCGAGGAGGAACTACTCGCGTTGCTGGAAGACCGCACGCTGGCGCGTGGTCATACCGGCATGGAACTGGACCTGCCGCCAGACACCCCTATCGACACCGCGCGCGATGCGGCGATCGTGGCGCAGCGCACCGGCGAATTCCGCGCCGCCTCCAGGCCCGCCGACCCGGCCCATGTGGCCGCAGTGCGGGAAGGCCGCCTTCTGGATCGCTCGGCAGAGCCTGTGCACGACAGCGCAGCCAGGCAGGGGGTGGATGCACGCGCCGAATCCCTGGGGCGACTGGCCGATCAGTACCGTGGTGCACCGGTGACCCATTACCTCAACGAGCAAGCCAGACAGACCGAGCCAGGAGAGTGA
- a CDS encoding ribonuclease H-like domain-containing protein, with product MSVSADRLRLLRRQAGHADVPAPAVVADSDAPQAAAAARAEDADAALGREVPQTAVGAARPGISSAPIAPSAATSAAADVPAYAPALRWSDEPRLADAAHRVDALRVATPTLTQSDVNAVAPAWASARATKPSAPPTQPAVLRRAAVEIAAAGAVSGGTHASGAHMAADSATPPAQDQATPAPGSASGGSAERLRLLRRQVGGLTPASRKDDAVTPTRAQRAAVSGTGALAARLSSHDAAAARHAAPAARPHGVRTAPALMRRALQSPATAPPAREASVFAWVEHDVRHMQALSSAVGGDAIDVTDAMDADLAGRSPAARNTTTPPAPPMSATPPLQRRTDIAGLRKMIGLRERAISPHTPLRAPSTDRQLPGNEIAPGLHLVEAFLPQPIPGEALSLAFARREDAVDPLDLLFFDTETTGLAGGTGTRAFMIGVAQWCTDAVQGSGLRVRQLMMSTMAAESAMLDLFRSWLSPRTVLSSYNGRCYDAPLLKTRYRLARRGDPLSALDHVDLLFPTRRRYRGTWENCKLSTIERQLLRVVREDDLPGSEAPAAWLSYLRGGSARNLRRVADHNHQDVVTLSLLMQRLVAVEAQDREVIALMETP from the coding sequence ATGAGCGTGAGTGCAGACCGACTGCGCTTGCTGCGTCGGCAGGCCGGGCATGCGGATGTGCCTGCGCCCGCGGTGGTTGCCGACAGCGATGCACCGCAAGCTGCAGCAGCGGCGCGTGCGGAAGATGCCGATGCCGCGCTTGGGCGTGAGGTGCCGCAAACCGCTGTCGGTGCAGCCAGGCCGGGCATATCGTCCGCGCCGATCGCGCCATCGGCCGCAACGTCTGCTGCGGCCGATGTGCCCGCATATGCGCCGGCCTTGCGGTGGTCGGATGAGCCACGTCTGGCGGACGCGGCGCACCGTGTTGACGCCTTGCGCGTTGCTACACCGACGCTCACGCAGAGCGACGTGAATGCTGTGGCGCCGGCATGGGCGAGCGCGCGCGCGACCAAGCCGTCTGCGCCACCGACGCAGCCGGCAGTGCTCAGGCGAGCAGCCGTTGAGATAGCGGCGGCTGGCGCTGTCTCAGGCGGTACGCACGCAAGCGGTGCGCACATGGCTGCCGACAGTGCGACGCCGCCAGCGCAGGACCAGGCAACGCCTGCACCTGGCAGCGCCTCGGGTGGCAGCGCGGAGCGTTTGCGCCTGCTGCGCCGTCAGGTCGGCGGGCTGACACCTGCATCGCGCAAGGACGACGCGGTGACGCCGACACGTGCGCAGCGTGCAGCGGTCTCCGGCACCGGGGCACTCGCTGCACGCTTGTCATCGCACGATGCCGCCGCTGCACGTCATGCCGCCCCGGCAGCCCGCCCGCACGGTGTGCGCACCGCACCGGCACTCATGCGCCGCGCCTTGCAGTCACCGGCTACTGCACCGCCTGCGCGCGAGGCATCGGTGTTTGCATGGGTGGAGCACGATGTGCGCCACATGCAGGCGTTGTCATCCGCTGTCGGTGGCGATGCAATCGATGTGACCGATGCCATGGATGCAGATCTCGCAGGCCGCTCGCCAGCAGCGCGCAATACCACGACACCACCGGCACCACCGATGTCGGCGACGCCACCACTGCAACGTCGCACCGACATCGCTGGGTTGCGCAAGATGATCGGCCTGCGCGAACGGGCGATCTCGCCGCACACGCCGCTGCGCGCGCCGTCCACCGATCGGCAGCTGCCCGGCAACGAGATCGCACCGGGCCTGCATCTGGTCGAAGCGTTCCTGCCGCAGCCGATTCCTGGCGAAGCGCTCTCGCTGGCATTCGCCAGACGCGAGGACGCGGTCGACCCGCTGGACCTGTTGTTCTTCGATACCGAAACCACCGGCCTTGCCGGCGGCACCGGCACGCGCGCCTTCATGATCGGGGTGGCGCAGTGGTGCACCGATGCCGTGCAAGGCAGCGGCCTGCGCGTGCGCCAGTTGATGATGTCCACCATGGCCGCCGAGAGCGCCATGCTGGACCTGTTCCGCAGCTGGCTGTCGCCGCGCACGGTGCTGTCCAGCTACAACGGCCGCTGCTACGACGCGCCGCTGCTCAAGACGCGCTACCGGCTGGCGCGCCGCGGCGACCCACTGTCGGCGCTGGATCATGTGGACCTGCTGTTCCCCACCCGCCGCCGGTACCGCGGCACCTGGGAGAACTGCAAGCTGTCCACCATCGAGCGGCAGCTGCTGCGCGTGGTGCGCGAAGACGACCTGCCCGGCTCCGAAGCGCCGGCGGCGTGGCTGAGCTATCTGCGCGGCGGCAGCGCGCGCAACCTGCGCCGCGTGGCCGACCACAACCACCAGGACGTGGTGACGCTGTCGCTGCTGATGCAACGGCTGGTGGCGGTGGAGGCGCAGGACCGCGAGGTGATTGCGTTGATGGAGACGCCGTAG